In a single window of the Sediminicoccus sp. KRV36 genome:
- a CDS encoding aminotransferase class I/II-fold pyridoxal phosphate-dependent enzyme yields the protein MSLKVGRGAEAPPFLVMDVIAAANARAASLPPGAPGILRMEVGQPGTAAPQGAVDAAVAALRSGAPLGYTEAFGLPSLRERIARHYLEHYGLVVPPARIAVTVGASGAFPLAFLAAFDRGDRVAMAAPFYPPYANILTALGMQPVLLECGPETRFQPSLAMLERLDPLPDGLVIASPCNPAGTMLAPEDLAAIARWCHARGVRLISDEIYHGLSWGSVAESSAAAFSESAVIVNSFSKYWCMTGWRIGWLVLPEDLVRPVECLAQNMFISAPHVAQVAARAAMDCVAELEAKKAAYARSRALLLAQLPDAGLDRIAAADGAFYLWCDVSHLTNDSVDFAARMLEGAGIAATPGMDFDRGRGAGYLRFSYCGDEAAMAQAPARLKAWLA from the coding sequence GTGAGCCTCAAGGTCGGCCGGGGCGCCGAGGCGCCGCCCTTCCTGGTGATGGACGTGATCGCGGCCGCCAATGCGCGCGCGGCCAGCCTGCCGCCGGGTGCGCCAGGCATCCTGCGCATGGAGGTCGGCCAGCCCGGCACGGCCGCACCCCAGGGGGCCGTGGATGCGGCCGTGGCGGCGCTGCGTTCCGGCGCTCCGCTCGGCTATACCGAGGCGTTCGGCCTGCCCAGCCTGCGCGAGCGCATCGCGCGGCATTATCTGGAGCATTACGGGCTGGTGGTGCCACCGGCGCGCATCGCCGTGACGGTGGGCGCATCCGGCGCCTTTCCGCTGGCCTTCCTGGCGGCGTTTGACCGGGGTGACCGGGTGGCGATGGCAGCGCCCTTCTATCCGCCCTACGCCAATATCCTGACCGCACTGGGCATGCAGCCGGTGCTGCTGGAATGCGGCCCTGAGACGCGGTTCCAGCCCAGCCTCGCGATGCTGGAGCGGCTGGATCCACTGCCGGATGGGCTGGTCATCGCCAGCCCCTGCAATCCGGCCGGCACCATGCTGGCGCCAGAGGATCTCGCGGCCATCGCGCGCTGGTGCCATGCGCGTGGTGTTCGGCTGATTTCGGATGAGATCTATCATGGCCTGTCCTGGGGCAGCGTCGCGGAGAGCAGCGCGGCCGCCTTTTCGGAGAGCGCGGTGATCGTCAACAGCTTCAGCAAATACTGGTGCATGACCGGCTGGCGCATCGGCTGGCTGGTCCTGCCGGAAGATCTGGTGCGGCCGGTGGAATGCCTGGCGCAGAACATGTTCATCTCCGCCCCGCATGTGGCGCAGGTGGCGGCGCGGGCAGCAATGGATTGCGTGGCGGAGCTGGAAGCGAAGAAGGCCGCCTATGCCCGCAGCCGGGCGCTGCTGCTGGCCCAATTGCCGGATGCCGGGCTGGACCGCATCGCGGCGGCGGATGGGGCCTTCTATCTGTGGTGCGATGTCTCGCATCTGACCAACGACAGTGTGGATTTCGCGGCCCGGATGCTGGAGGGGGCGGGAATCGCCGCCACGCCAGGAATGGATTTCGACCGTGGGCGCGGTGCCGGCTACCTGCGCTTCAGCTATTGCGGCGATGAAGCGGCGATGGCCCAGGCCCCGGCGCGGCTGAAGGCCTGGCTGGCCTGA
- a CDS encoding methyltransferase domain-containing protein — translation MAYREFVSLVHKSTKRDYLARVNEIDKAEVAEKAIQFGFDYWDGSRLTGYGGYRYDGRWRKVADAMIAAYGLKPGMRVLDVGSGKGFLLHDFKEALPGLEVVGIDISPYAIEHTMESVKPFCQVGSATKLPWPDDHFDLVISITTLHNLYNYDLNAALKEIERVSRGGKYICVEGYRNEREKMNLMYWQLTCRIFHTPEEWDFTFAQAGYTGDYEFIYFE, via the coding sequence ATGGCTTATCGTGAATTCGTGAGTCTGGTCCATAAATCCACCAAGCGCGATTACTTGGCCCGGGTGAACGAGATCGATAAAGCCGAGGTCGCCGAAAAGGCTATTCAGTTTGGCTTTGACTACTGGGATGGCAGCCGCCTGACCGGTTATGGCGGTTACCGTTATGATGGACGGTGGCGCAAGGTCGCTGATGCCATGATCGCCGCCTATGGACTCAAGCCCGGCATGCGTGTGCTTGATGTTGGCTCGGGCAAGGGCTTTTTGCTGCATGATTTCAAAGAGGCGCTGCCGGGGCTGGAGGTGGTGGGCATTGATATCTCGCCCTACGCCATCGAGCACACGATGGAATCGGTGAAGCCGTTCTGCCAGGTTGGCTCTGCCACGAAGTTGCCCTGGCCGGATGATCACTTCGATCTGGTCATTTCCATCACGACTTTGCATAACCTCTACAATTACGATCTGAACGCAGCACTCAAGGAAATTGAGCGAGTCTCGCGAGGCGGCAAGTATATTTGCGTCGAAGGATACCGCAACGAGCGGGAGAAGATGAATTTGATGTATTGGCAGCTCACCTGCCGTATCTTTCATACCCCAGAAGAGTGGGATTTCACATTCGCTCAGGCGGGCTATACGGGCGACTACGAATTTATTTACTTCGAATAA
- a CDS encoding transketolase C-terminal domain-containing protein has translation MRNEFADELTKLGNEDPRLVMLSGDIGNRLFDKFRAAHPSRFINCGVAEQNMMGLAAGMAMSGLRPVTYTITPFVTTRCLEQIRTDACYHNVPVTVVSVGAGLAYAGLGPTHHACEDISFLRSIPNMTVICPGDAWEVRAALRAVMQQDGPAYIRMGKKGEPLIHPGVIPDFKIGRAITMREGTDVCLLSTGNILPEALHAAEDLAQHGVSAQVVSFHTVKPLDQDRLRESFARFPVVATIEEHSLIGGFGSAVAEWAIDNATLPSKRLIRIGTPDAFFKLSGEQEFARECLGLTGHQIADRIRQALR, from the coding sequence ATGAGGAATGAATTCGCCGATGAGCTGACCAAGCTCGGCAACGAAGATCCGCGCCTGGTGATGCTCTCGGGCGACATCGGCAATCGGCTGTTTGACAAGTTCCGCGCCGCCCACCCCTCACGCTTCATCAATTGCGGCGTGGCCGAGCAGAACATGATGGGCCTCGCCGCCGGCATGGCGATGTCGGGGTTGCGGCCGGTGACCTACACCATCACGCCCTTCGTCACGACGCGCTGCCTGGAGCAGATCCGCACGGACGCCTGCTACCACAATGTCCCGGTGACGGTGGTCTCGGTTGGCGCAGGTCTGGCCTATGCCGGCCTCGGGCCGACGCACCACGCTTGCGAGGATATCTCCTTCCTTCGCTCCATCCCGAACATGACGGTGATCTGCCCGGGCGATGCGTGGGAAGTCCGCGCTGCCCTTCGTGCCGTGATGCAGCAGGATGGGCCAGCCTATATCCGCATGGGCAAGAAGGGGGAGCCGCTGATCCACCCGGGCGTGATTCCGGATTTCAAGATCGGCCGCGCCATCACCATGCGAGAGGGCACCGATGTCTGCCTGCTCTCCACCGGCAATATCCTGCCCGAAGCCCTGCATGCCGCCGAGGATCTGGCGCAGCACGGCGTCTCTGCGCAGGTGGTCAGCTTCCATACCGTCAAGCCGCTGGACCAGGACCGCCTTCGCGAGAGTTTCGCACGCTTCCCGGTGGTCGCGACGATCGAGGAGCATTCCCTGATCGGAGGCTTCGGCTCGGCCGTGGCGGAATGGGCGATTGACAATGCGACGCTGCCCAGCAAGCGCCTGATCCGGATCGGCACGCCGGATGCTTTCTTCAAGCTCTCGGGCGAGCAGGAGTTCGCCCGCGAATGCCTGGGCCTGACCGGCCACCAAATCGCGGATCGCATCCGCCAGGCGCTGAGGTAA
- a CDS encoding zinc-binding dehydrogenase has translation MKTQAALLVQTGQPLVIAEIEVPALRPGQVLVEIAFSGACGTQVMEWRGDKGEDKWVPHCLGHEGTGTVIDVGSAVTKVKNGDRVVLSWIKGTGIEAGGAVYDWDGQRVNAGGVTTFQRHAVVSENRLTLLPPELPMDLAVLLGCAAPTGMGAVFNVLKMQAGDAIAIFGTGGIGLNACVAAAFGGGVPVIGIDPSPARRALAKSYGCTHCIDPTGVDVLAEIRKIVPQGVDVAVEASGIPAVMDQAVNATRQQGGRAVVIGNARHGARLDINPGVFNQGKSLLGTWGGDSVPDRDYPRFARLIGAGRFPMRDLLSKPYSLDQANDALTDLAAGTVGRPLIDMSL, from the coding sequence ATGAAAACCCAAGCCGCCCTCCTGGTCCAAACCGGCCAGCCCCTGGTCATTGCCGAGATCGAGGTTCCCGCTCTCAGGCCCGGCCAGGTGCTCGTGGAAATCGCCTTCTCCGGTGCCTGCGGCACGCAGGTGATGGAGTGGCGCGGGGACAAGGGCGAAGACAAGTGGGTCCCGCATTGCCTGGGCCATGAAGGGACCGGCACCGTCATTGACGTGGGTTCCGCCGTGACCAAGGTCAAGAACGGCGACCGCGTGGTCCTGTCCTGGATCAAGGGCACCGGCATCGAGGCCGGCGGTGCCGTCTATGACTGGGACGGCCAGCGGGTGAATGCCGGCGGCGTGACCACCTTTCAACGGCACGCCGTAGTCTCGGAAAATCGCCTGACGTTGCTGCCTCCCGAATTGCCGATGGACCTCGCCGTGCTGCTCGGCTGCGCCGCGCCCACCGGGATGGGGGCCGTATTCAATGTCCTGAAGATGCAGGCTGGCGATGCGATCGCCATCTTCGGTACCGGCGGCATCGGGCTCAATGCCTGCGTGGCCGCGGCCTTTGGTGGAGGCGTGCCGGTCATCGGCATTGACCCGAGCCCGGCCCGCCGCGCCCTCGCCAAGAGCTACGGGTGCACCCATTGCATTGATCCGACGGGTGTTGATGTGCTGGCCGAAATCCGCAAGATCGTCCCGCAGGGTGTGGATGTCGCGGTGGAAGCCTCGGGCATTCCTGCGGTGATGGACCAGGCTGTCAATGCGACCCGCCAGCAGGGCGGCCGTGCGGTGGTGATCGGCAATGCGCGGCATGGCGCGCGGCTGGACATCAATCCTGGCGTGTTCAACCAGGGCAAAAGCCTGCTTGGAACCTGGGGTGGCGACAGCGTACCGGATCGCGACTATCCGCGCTTCGCCCGTCTGATCGGCGCCGGGCGCTTCCCGATGCGGGACCTCCTGTCAAAGCCCTACAGCTTGGATCAGGCCAATGACGCTCTGACGGATCTTGCGGCAGGGACCGTCGGCCGGCCATTGATTGACATGTCGCTTTAG
- a CDS encoding DsbA family protein, producing the protein MKRRGLVALAALLPGAAFAQALSAEQRAEVLQILRDALRQDPSILREAMGSLELAEQAERAGAQARAIALRADALFRDPNDAVKGNPQGAVTIVEFFDARCGYCKQLAPTMEQLLQRERDVRVVMKDLPILGPNSVLAARALIAAQRQNQYSALYDALMRLREEPTEPVLRREAERLRLDWARLRRDMEDPATLARIERNVDLARALDIQGTPALISGTTLLPGAVDLATLQRLTAAQRG; encoded by the coding sequence ATGAAACGACGTGGTCTGGTGGCGCTGGCCGCCCTGTTGCCGGGGGCGGCCTTCGCCCAGGCGCTCTCCGCCGAGCAGCGGGCCGAGGTGCTGCAAATCCTGCGGGACGCCCTGCGCCAGGACCCCAGCATCCTGCGTGAGGCCATGGGCAGCCTGGAACTGGCCGAGCAGGCCGAGCGCGCCGGCGCCCAGGCGCGTGCCATTGCCCTGCGCGCCGACGCACTGTTCCGTGACCCGAATGACGCGGTAAAGGGTAACCCGCAGGGCGCCGTGACCATCGTCGAATTCTTCGATGCGCGCTGCGGCTACTGCAAACAATTGGCTCCCACCATGGAGCAGCTCCTGCAGCGCGAGCGCGATGTGCGTGTGGTCATGAAGGATCTGCCGATCCTGGGGCCGAATTCGGTGCTCGCCGCGCGCGCCCTGATCGCGGCACAGCGCCAGAACCAGTACAGCGCGCTCTACGACGCGCTGATGCGCCTGCGTGAGGAACCGACCGAACCGGTGCTCCGCCGCGAAGCCGAGCGGCTGCGCCTCGACTGGGCACGGTTGCGGCGTGACATGGAAGACCCCGCCACCCTGGCGCGCATCGAGCGCAATGTGGATCTGGCGCGCGCGCTCGATATCCAGGGCACGCCCGCGCTGATCAGCGGGACCACGCTGCTGCCTGGCGCGGTGGACCTCGCCACGCTGCAGCGGTTGACGGCGGCGCAACGGGGATAG
- the hmgA gene encoding homogentisate 1,2-dioxygenase, with protein sequence MLHGYQSGFGNGFETEALPGALPIGRNSPQRCAYGLYAEQLSGSPFTAPRASNERSWLYRIRPTVANWGRFTPSDTRHWRTAPCAEVEMAPAPLRWDPIPLPTQSLSLIEGIHTITTAGDAGAMAGMGAHIYLATRSMVDEVFYNADGEMLFVPQQGALRLVTEFGVIGIEPGEVAVIPRGVKFRAELPDGAARGYLCENYGGALTLPERGPIGANCLANPRDFLTPVAAYEDRDAPTKLMVKWGGSLWTTEIAHSPLDVVAWHGNYAPYKYDLRRYSPVGPILFDHADPSIFTVLTAPSETPGTANIDFVIFPERWLVAENTFRPPWYHMNVMSEFMGLIYGVYDAKTGGGFAPGGFSLHNTMLPHGPDMAAFEGASQADLKPHKLIGTLAFMFETRFPQRVTAYAAGVAQLQQDYPDYGAALRRHFDPTRP encoded by the coding sequence ATGCTCCACGGCTATCAATCCGGTTTCGGCAATGGCTTCGAGACGGAAGCCCTGCCCGGCGCCCTGCCCATCGGCCGCAATTCGCCGCAACGCTGCGCCTATGGGCTTTACGCCGAGCAGTTATCCGGCTCGCCCTTCACCGCGCCGCGCGCCAGCAATGAGCGGTCCTGGCTGTATCGCATTCGGCCCACCGTCGCGAACTGGGGTCGCTTCACGCCGAGTGACACGCGGCATTGGCGCACCGCGCCCTGCGCCGAGGTGGAGATGGCCCCTGCCCCGCTGCGCTGGGACCCGATTCCGCTGCCCACGCAAAGCCTCTCGCTGATCGAGGGCATTCACACCATCACCACGGCGGGCGATGCCGGCGCCATGGCGGGAATGGGCGCGCATATCTACCTCGCCACCCGATCCATGGTGGATGAGGTGTTCTACAACGCGGATGGGGAGATGCTCTTCGTCCCGCAGCAGGGCGCACTGCGCCTGGTTACGGAATTCGGCGTGATCGGAATCGAGCCGGGTGAGGTGGCCGTGATCCCGCGCGGGGTGAAATTCCGGGCGGAGCTGCCGGATGGCGCGGCGCGCGGCTATCTCTGCGAGAATTACGGCGGCGCGCTCACATTGCCCGAGCGCGGGCCGATCGGTGCCAATTGCCTGGCCAATCCGCGCGATTTCCTGACACCCGTTGCGGCCTATGAGGATCGCGATGCGCCCACCAAGCTCATGGTGAAATGGGGCGGCAGCCTCTGGACGACCGAGATCGCGCATTCGCCGCTCGATGTCGTGGCGTGGCACGGCAATTACGCGCCCTACAAATACGATCTGCGGCGCTATTCGCCCGTCGGGCCCATCCTGTTCGATCATGCCGATCCCAGCATCTTCACCGTGCTGACCGCCCCCTCCGAGACACCGGGCACCGCCAATATTGATTTCGTGATCTTCCCGGAGCGCTGGCTGGTGGCGGAAAATACCTTCCGGCCGCCCTGGTATCACATGAATGTGATGAGCGAGTTCATGGGCCTCATCTACGGCGTCTATGATGCCAAGACGGGCGGCGGCTTCGCACCCGGCGGCTTCTCGCTGCACAACACCATGCTGCCGCACGGCCCGGATATGGCGGCCTTCGAAGGCGCCAGCCAGGCTGACCTCAAGCCGCACAAGCTGATCGGCACGTTGGCCTTCATGTTCGAAACGCGCTTCCCGCAGCGGGTGACGGCCTATGCGGCGGGTGTCGCGCAATTGCAGCAGGACTATCCGGATTACGGCGCCGCGCTGCGGCGGCATTTCGATCCCACGCGGCCCTGA
- a CDS encoding c-type cytochrome has product MILVRLLAAALLAAAIPTAGFAQDARRGAELAAPCAQCHGANGRSQTENIPSLAGQPADFITIQMILLREGLRNAPVMSPFAANLPDRDIEDLAAYFATLPPGPPEDRRPRDPALVAAGQALTGPRHCATCHVSDYGGRNQIPRVAAQREEYLVHAMTQYRDGNRAGPDTQMNGAVMGLSNAEIAALAHYLAQRD; this is encoded by the coding sequence GTGATTCTGGTTCGACTGCTGGCGGCGGCCCTTCTGGCCGCCGCCATTCCCACAGCGGGTTTTGCGCAGGATGCACGGCGCGGCGCCGAACTCGCCGCCCCCTGCGCGCAATGCCATGGCGCCAATGGCCGCAGCCAGACGGAAAACATCCCATCACTCGCCGGCCAGCCCGCGGATTTCATCACGATCCAGATGATCCTGCTGCGCGAGGGCCTGCGCAACGCGCCGGTGATGAGCCCCTTCGCCGCCAATCTGCCCGATCGCGACATCGAGGACCTGGCCGCCTATTTCGCAACATTGCCGCCTGGCCCGCCGGAGGATCGCCGCCCGCGTGACCCGGCGCTTGTCGCCGCCGGCCAGGCGCTGACCGGACCGCGCCACTGCGCCACCTGCCATGTCTCGGACTATGGCGGCCGCAACCAGATCCCGCGCGTTGCGGCACAGCGCGAGGAATACCTGGTGCACGCCATGACGCAGTACCGGGATGGAAATCGCGCGGGGCCGGACACCCAGATGAACGGGGCCGTGATGGGCTTGTCCAACGCGGAGATCGCCGCATTGGCGCATTACCTCGCGCAGCGGGATTGA
- a CDS encoding gamma-glutamyltransferase, which translates to MNMNARAEHAQFAPLRRPTRLLALLLAGLTLTACEATRNATSSLFGTSTPSGTPGFVRGFLGGVAIEEPVAAAIARDVLSAGGNAADAAVAAAFALTVTLPSRVGLGGGGACLLYDARRNDPEALVFLPGPRGGIPPHADRPAAVPLMARGLFAVQARMPRGRPFEELISPAEQLARFGTPMSRALHADLIAVQTPLFADPQVRAVFAGPDGRAIQVGDRFQNPALGGTLTALRVSGVGDMHLGGLARRLEEASGQIGAGTITVAELRAALPQVIRPIFVDGRAGDRIAFLPPPADGGLAAAAAFQALQSGQTLEQAQARAMAVASASRLRGGDPQALLTATDLAGGMPGNLPASAGLMVYDRDGNAVTCAFTMNNLFGTGRIAPGMGFLMAAAPGVGRVEPPLLSAAIGWSPNLRAFRMAVAGSGQESAAMAVAGPVAAQMLRDANAEAAVQIVPEPGRSQIGMCPRYLPGWPSLCTTLSDPRGAGVALGATDR; encoded by the coding sequence ATGAACATGAACGCGCGGGCCGAACACGCCCAGTTTGCCCCCCTGAGGCGCCCTACCCGCCTCCTGGCCCTTCTGCTGGCCGGCCTGACGCTGACCGCCTGCGAGGCGACGCGCAATGCGACCTCGTCGCTGTTCGGCACCTCCACGCCCTCGGGCACGCCGGGCTTCGTGCGCGGCTTCCTGGGTGGTGTCGCCATCGAGGAGCCGGTGGCCGCGGCCATCGCGCGGGACGTGCTCTCGGCTGGCGGCAATGCGGCCGATGCGGCGGTGGCGGCAGCCTTTGCCCTGACGGTGACGTTGCCGTCACGCGTCGGCCTGGGCGGCGGCGGCGCCTGCCTGCTCTATGATGCGCGCCGGAACGACCCGGAAGCGCTGGTGTTCCTGCCTGGTCCGCGCGGCGGCATCCCGCCCCATGCGGACCGCCCGGCCGCCGTCCCCCTCATGGCGCGCGGGCTTTTCGCCGTGCAGGCCAGAATGCCGCGCGGCCGGCCCTTCGAGGAGCTGATCTCTCCGGCGGAGCAGCTGGCCCGCTTCGGCACACCGATGTCGCGCGCTTTGCATGCCGACCTGATCGCCGTGCAGACGCCGCTCTTTGCCGATCCGCAGGTCCGCGCCGTATTTGCCGGGCCCGATGGCCGCGCGATCCAGGTCGGGGACCGCTTCCAGAATCCGGCGCTGGGCGGGACGCTGACCGCCCTCCGTGTCTCGGGCGTGGGTGATATGCATCTGGGCGGCCTGGCGCGGCGGCTTGAGGAGGCTTCGGGTCAGATTGGCGCAGGCACCATCACCGTGGCCGAATTGCGCGCCGCGCTGCCGCAGGTGATCCGCCCCATTTTCGTGGATGGCCGGGCCGGTGACCGGATCGCCTTCCTGCCGCCCCCGGCTGATGGCGGCCTGGCCGCTGCCGCCGCCTTCCAGGCGCTGCAATCGGGCCAGACGCTGGAGCAGGCGCAGGCGCGGGCCATGGCCGTGGCCTCGGCCAGCCGGCTGCGCGGGGGGGACCCGCAGGCGCTGCTGACCGCGACCGATCTCGCGGGCGGCATGCCCGGCAACCTGCCTGCCAGCGCCGGCCTCATGGTCTATGACCGGGACGGCAATGCGGTGACCTGCGCCTTTACCATGAACAATCTTTTCGGCACGGGCCGCATTGCGCCCGGCATGGGCTTCCTGATGGCGGCCGCGCCAGGGGTTGGCCGGGTGGAGCCGCCGCTGCTCTCCGCGGCGATTGGCTGGAGCCCCAATCTGCGCGCCTTCCGCATGGCGGTTGCCGGCTCCGGGCAGGAATCGGCGGCGATGGCGGTGGCCGGCCCGGTGGCGGCGCAGATGCTGCGCGACGCCAATGCCGAGGCGGCGGTCCAGATCGTACCCGAGCCGGGCCGATCGCAGATCGGCATGTGCCCGCGTTATCTGCCTGGCTGGCCGTCGCTATGCACCACTCTCTCCGATCCGCGCGGGGCGGGCGTGGCGCTGGGCGCCACGGATCGGTGA
- a CDS encoding MBOAT family O-acyltransferase, whose translation MPQSLRLYYVLAASFFFFGYQNPSYLWLLIVVILASYGAGLAIAVDPGRRKLYMGACVALLLGLLGYFKYTDFAISLLDQGLTAAGLPGRITPLGILLPIGISFFVFQAISYVVDVYRGDKGAERNLAVLALYKAYFPQLVAGPIERSTHLLPEIRRTFASNNPASPDPAMLSAGCRLILLGFFKKLVVADNIGVFADHVFADPSGHSGLAALLGVYCFAIQIYCDFSGYTDIARGVSRLMGIELMENFRRPYFAASIREFWTRWHISLSSWFRDYLFKPLGGSRVSTQRWMFNISAVFLLSGLWHGASVNFLIWGGIHGAIYMTEQLLAGTARRLGLAGLRLSAFARRSLRVVAVLITFHIVCFAWIFFRAPGFNEAWAVVEAASAAFIPSQPLTGIGLFQRDSFAWIGLFVAVLLLIDLAAEVTGDNGKALLRRAWPRWIVYALAALAIVFFGNWNNAQQFIYFQF comes from the coding sequence ATGCCGCAGAGCCTGCGGCTTTACTACGTTCTCGCGGCGAGCTTTTTTTTCTTCGGCTATCAAAACCCAAGTTACCTTTGGCTCCTGATCGTTGTGATCCTTGCCAGCTATGGGGCTGGCCTTGCCATTGCGGTGGATCCAGGCCGCCGCAAGCTTTATATGGGTGCCTGCGTTGCCCTGCTACTTGGGCTTCTCGGGTATTTCAAATATACAGACTTCGCCATTTCATTGCTTGATCAAGGGTTGACTGCTGCCGGTCTGCCTGGCCGGATTACACCTCTTGGCATCCTGCTCCCGATCGGCATCTCCTTTTTTGTCTTCCAGGCGATTTCGTACGTCGTGGATGTGTACCGCGGCGATAAGGGTGCAGAGCGCAATCTGGCTGTCCTCGCGCTGTACAAGGCGTATTTTCCACAGCTTGTCGCCGGCCCGATCGAGCGATCGACGCATTTGCTGCCTGAAATCCGCCGGACCTTCGCCAGCAACAACCCGGCATCGCCTGATCCTGCCATGCTTTCGGCCGGCTGCCGCCTTATATTGCTTGGATTTTTCAAAAAATTGGTAGTTGCCGACAATATCGGCGTTTTTGCTGACCACGTTTTTGCTGATCCTTCCGGGCATAGCGGCCTTGCGGCGCTGCTCGGCGTCTATTGCTTCGCGATCCAGATCTACTGCGATTTCTCTGGCTATACAGATATTGCCCGCGGGGTCTCTCGGTTGATGGGCATCGAGCTGATGGAGAATTTCCGGCGCCCGTACTTTGCCGCCTCGATCAGGGAGTTTTGGACCCGCTGGCATATCTCCCTCTCCAGCTGGTTCCGGGATTATTTGTTCAAGCCGCTCGGCGGCAGCCGGGTCTCTACACAACGTTGGATGTTCAATATTTCAGCCGTATTTCTGCTGTCGGGCCTATGGCATGGCGCTTCGGTCAACTTCCTGATCTGGGGCGGCATCCATGGCGCCATCTACATGACGGAGCAACTGCTGGCTGGCACGGCGCGGCGGTTGGGTCTTGCGGGCTTGCGCCTCTCGGCCTTCGCTCGGCGGTCGCTGCGCGTCGTGGCAGTGCTCATCACTTTTCATATCGTCTGCTTTGCCTGGATTTTCTTCCGCGCGCCCGGCTTCAACGAGGCCTGGGCGGTCGTCGAGGCAGCGAGTGCCGCCTTTATCCCTTCGCAACCCTTGACGGGGATCGGGCTGTTCCAGCGGGATTCTTTCGCCTGGATCGGATTGTTCGTTGCCGTGCTCCTGTTGATTGACCTGGCGGCGGAAGTCACGGGCGACAACGGCAAGGCGTTGTTGCGGCGCGCATGGCCGCGCTGGATCGTCTATGCCTTGGCGGCCCTGGCGATCGTCTTCTTCGGGAACTGGAATAATGCGCAGCAGTTCATCTACTTCCAGTTCTGA
- a CDS encoding phosphotransferase, translated as MTDEALLSLARRLAATAGQAEPLRLTPLTGGKNNRVFRVETTAAPLVLKAYHRDPRDSRDRLGAEWAFLRFAWGAGVRSIPEPLAQAPVEGVALYPFITGARPTPIDAGMVAQAAGFIVATNRERDSARLAPGSEACFSMADHVATVDRRVARFSALDPSAPHREAAAALIETALIPAWQSVRGRIRADDARLAEAEIIASPSDFGFHNALADHAGQLTFLDFEYAGMDDPAKLACDFFCCPEVPVPLVHRPAFLTALREGIGLDEAFERRAEALLDAYRVKWACIILNEFMPMDAARRAAALPGERAERARGQLDRAAAKLAEIAPL; from the coding sequence GTGACGGACGAGGCGCTGCTCAGCCTGGCACGTCGCCTCGCTGCCACTGCTGGCCAAGCCGAGCCATTGCGGCTGACGCCACTCACCGGCGGCAAGAATAACCGCGTCTTTCGCGTCGAGACCACCGCCGCCCCGCTGGTGCTGAAAGCATATCACCGGGACCCGCGCGACAGCCGTGACCGGCTTGGGGCGGAATGGGCGTTTCTTCGTTTTGCCTGGGGGGCGGGGGTTCGGTCCATCCCCGAGCCGCTCGCCCAGGCTCCAGTCGAGGGCGTGGCGCTTTATCCCTTCATCACAGGTGCGCGACCCACGCCCATTGACGCCGGCATGGTCGCCCAGGCGGCCGGCTTCATCGTGGCCACGAATCGCGAACGCGATTCCGCCCGCCTGGCCCCTGGTTCCGAAGCCTGTTTCTCGATGGCCGATCACGTGGCGACGGTGGATCGTCGCGTTGCCAGGTTCAGCGCTCTCGATCCTTCCGCACCGCATCGTGAGGCCGCAGCGGCCCTGATTGAGACGGCGCTCATTCCAGCGTGGCAATCAGTCAGGGGTCGCATCCGCGCCGATGACGCCCGGTTGGCGGAAGCGGAAATCATTGCCTCGCCCTCCGATTTCGGCTTTCACAACGCTCTCGCGGATCACGCCGGCCAACTGACCTTCCTCGACTTCGAGTATGCCGGGATGGATGATCCCGCCAAGCTCGCCTGCGACTTCTTCTGCTGCCCGGAAGTACCGGTACCCCTGGTTCATCGGCCTGCCTTTCTCACCGCTCTGCGCGAGGGCATCGGCCTGGACGAAGCCTTTGAGCGCCGCGCTGAGGCGCTGCTCGACGCGTATCGTGTCAAATGGGCTTGCATCATTCTGAATGAATTCATGCCGATGGACGCCGCGCGTAGGGCAGCGGCCTTGCCGGGAGAGCGTGCTGAGCGCGCACGTGGGCAATTGGACCGCGCAGCTGCAAAACTGGCAGAAATCGCCCCCCTGTAA